Sequence from the Janthinobacterium lividum genome:
TCGCGCAGCGCGATCCGGCCTGTCCCGACGGCCTGCACGCGCTGCTGAACCTGAAGGGCTTTCATGCGCTGCAGACCTACCGCATGGCGCACCATCTGTGGACGGCGGGCCGCAGCGAGGCCGCCTTTGCCCTGTCCAGCCACGCGGCCAGCGTCTTCGGCATCGACATCCATCCGGCCGCGCGCATCGGCGCGGGCATCATGCTCGATCACGGCAGCGGCATCGTCATCGGCGAAACGGCCGTGGTCGACGACAACGTTTCCATCCTGCAGAACGTCACCCTCGGCGGCACCGGCAAGGAGCATGGCGACCGCCACCCGAAGATCCGTTCGGGCGTGATGCTGGGCGCGGGCGCCAAAATCCTCGGCAACATCGAGATCGGCGCCATGAGCAAGGTGGCCGCCGGCAGCGTGGTCCTGCGCGACGTGCCCGCGCATTGCACCGTGGCCGGCATTCCCGGGCGCATCGTCCGCTACCACCAGGCCGACAGCCTGCCTGCCTTCGAGATGGACCAGATGCTGTAGCGCTGCCCGGCGCACCAGACATGGCGTCAAACGCAATAACAAAGTGCAAATTGTGCGTCTTCCGCCATACCAAATCCCTCAGTACCATGTAATGACCGTTAATGGATGGATCAACCACCTTATGAATTCGCCGTCAAAACCCGTACCACCCTCACCCAGCCAGCAGGCCGCCCCGGCCGGTACCGCCACGATGCCCGTGCGCGGCGCGCTTGCCAGCCTGTCCCTGTCGATGCTGCTGCCCGCGCTGGGCACCAGCATCGCCAACGTGGGCCTGCCCGACATGGCCAAGGCCCTGCATGCGCCGTTCCAGGATGTGCAATGGATCGTGCTGGCCTACCTGCTGGCCATCACCGCGCTGATCGTCAGCGTGGGCCGCCTCGGCGACATGATCGGCCGGCGCCGCCTGCTGCTGGCAGGCATCGCGCTGTTTGCCGTCGCCTCCATCCTGTGCGCCCTGGCGCCCACCCTGTGGCTGCTGGTCGCCGCGCGCGCCCTGCAGGGCCTCGGCGCTTCCGTCATGATGGCCCTGACCATGGCCTTTGTCGGCAGCACCGTGCCCAAGGCGCAGACGGGCAGCGCCATGGGCCTGCTCGGCACCATGTCGGCCGTCGGCACCACGCTCGGTCCCGCACTGGGCGGCCTGCTGATCGCGCAGTTCGGCTGGCAAGCCATTTTCCTCGTCAACGTGCCGCTGGCAGGCGTGGCGCTGCTGATGGCATGGCGCTTCCTGCCGGCCGACCAGCGCGGCGCGCACGCCAGGCGTCCCGTCTTCGACCACCGCGGCACGCTGCTGCTGGCGCTGACCCTGGCCGCCTATGCGCTGGCCATGACCCTGG
This genomic interval carries:
- the cysE gene encoding serine O-acetyltransferase, with protein sequence MTYLTYASPLPPAPPLRRIDAAAACQPASVDCAWEQVRELALRLAAREPLLRPMLDELILPHDSPAGLLAAVLAHRLGARDMRPAVLRPLFEDILSTQPRILASITADLAAIAQRDPACPDGLHALLNLKGFHALQTYRMAHHLWTAGRSEAAFALSSHAASVFGIDIHPAARIGAGIMLDHGSGIVIGETAVVDDNVSILQNVTLGGTGKEHGDRHPKIRSGVMLGAGAKILGNIEIGAMSKVAAGSVVLRDVPAHCTVAGIPGRIVRYHQADSLPAFEMDQML